In the Desulfobacteraceae bacterium genome, GATTGTGACCTTTGTCTACGGTGCGGCGGCGGCGCTCTATCTGGCCGCCTGGATTTTCAAAAGGGCGCTGCCCGGCAAGCTGGCCAGCGCCCTGGTGGTGATCGCCGTCGTCGGCAACCTGGGCGGCATCCTGCTGCGCTGGTGGGAGTCCCACC is a window encoding:
- a CDS encoding c-type cytochrome biogenesis protein CcsB, whose translation is MNSSLLLSIVTFVYGAAAALYLAAWIFKRALPGKLASALVVIAVVGNLGGILLRWWESHQLGFGHVPLANLYESLIFFSVMTAGIYLVVEGRYKNRVIG